In a genomic window of Sulfuriferula nivalis:
- the rsxC gene encoding electron transport complex subunit RsxC has protein sequence MSRTLYQFHGGVHPEEHKQISTQLPIAVAPVPAQLIVPTRQHIGHPSKPCVSVGEYVRKGQIIAHADSYISVATHAPSSGTVTQIGTHAMPHPSGLVDTVIVIQTDGKDEWCERQPIDYRNLNASALRNRLRDMGIAGLGGAVFPSFIKLNPGVPQKVQTLLLNGGECEPWISCDDMTMRERANGIMAGAEVMRFMLRAENVIIGIEDNKPEAIAAMQQAAAQCTFPVEIAVIPTLYPSGGAKQMIKVITGKEVPSGGRSTDVGVATFNVGTAYAIHRAIHHGEPLISRVVTLTGNIQQPRNFDVLIGTPMNELVQLGQGHPEKVTGHIMGGPMMGIELARIDVPVVKATNCVLVKSDSLFPPAPAAIPCIRCTRCADACPADLQPQELYWFARAKNFDKAQKYNLFDCIECGCCSYVCPSHIPLVQYYRYAKSEIAANLAEHKAADHARDRHETRLARIEREKRERAEKLAQKAAAKPATETAADDPAAAAKKAAIQAAIERAKANQAATQPPNEPT, from the coding sequence ATGAGTCGCACCCTTTACCAATTTCATGGTGGCGTACATCCTGAAGAACATAAGCAAATTTCTACGCAACTTCCAATCGCAGTTGCGCCTGTCCCTGCACAACTTATCGTGCCTACCCGCCAACATATAGGGCATCCTTCCAAACCATGTGTCAGCGTAGGTGAGTATGTACGCAAAGGACAGATTATTGCACACGCTGACAGCTATATTTCTGTTGCGACACATGCACCTAGCTCAGGTACAGTCACCCAAATTGGCACACACGCCATGCCTCACCCATCAGGTCTGGTCGATACTGTAATCGTCATCCAAACTGACGGTAAAGATGAGTGGTGTGAACGTCAGCCTATTGATTATCGCAATTTGAACGCCAGTGCGTTACGCAATAGGCTCCGTGACATGGGTATAGCTGGATTAGGTGGTGCAGTTTTCCCTAGTTTTATCAAACTCAATCCTGGTGTGCCACAAAAGGTTCAAACCTTGCTACTCAATGGTGGTGAATGTGAGCCATGGATTAGTTGCGACGACATGACCATGCGGGAGCGCGCAAACGGCATCATGGCCGGAGCTGAGGTGATGCGTTTTATGCTGCGTGCTGAAAATGTGATTATTGGTATAGAAGATAATAAACCTGAAGCCATCGCAGCTATGCAACAAGCTGCTGCACAATGCACATTTCCTGTCGAAATCGCCGTCATTCCGACGCTGTACCCCAGTGGTGGGGCAAAGCAAATGATCAAAGTCATTACCGGGAAAGAAGTACCTTCAGGTGGTCGCTCTACCGATGTTGGCGTTGCCACCTTTAATGTCGGTACCGCATATGCCATACATCGCGCTATACATCATGGTGAACCGCTCATTTCACGCGTAGTTACATTAACAGGCAATATTCAGCAACCACGTAATTTTGATGTATTAATTGGCACACCCATGAATGAATTAGTTCAGCTTGGCCAAGGTCACCCAGAAAAAGTTACTGGGCATATCATGGGTGGCCCTATGATGGGAATAGAACTAGCTCGCATCGATGTACCCGTAGTTAAAGCAACAAACTGCGTTCTGGTTAAATCTGATAGTCTGTTCCCTCCTGCACCAGCAGCTATACCTTGCATACGTTGCACACGCTGTGCCGATGCCTGCCCCGCAGATTTACAACCGCAAGAGCTGTATTGGTTCGCACGTGCAAAAAATTTCGACAAAGCTCAAAAATACAACCTCTTTGATTGCATAGAATGTGGTTGCTGTAGTTATGTATGCCCTAGCCATATTCCACTGGTGCAATATTACCGCTACGCCAAAAGTGAAATTGCTGCCAACTTGGCAGAGCACAAGGCCGCAGACCATGCCCGTGACCGACATGAAACCCGATTAGCACGCATAGAGCGCGAAAAGCGTGAGCGTGCCGAGAAACTGGCGCAAAAAGCCGCGGCCAAGCCAGCCACAGAAACGGCGGCTGACGATCCTGCTGCTGCAGCAAAAAAGGCAGCGATTCAGGCCGCAATAGAGCGTGCGAAGGCTAATCAAGCAGCAACTCAACCTCCAAACGAGCCAACATGA
- the rsxB gene encoding electron transport complex subunit RsxB, with protein MIAALLVMAGLAIALGAALGFAAIKYKVEEDPIVEKIDAILPQTQCGQCGFPGCKPYAEAIASGQADINQCPPGGDEGARKLAELMGVEFKPLNAEFGEPKPKSVAVIDEAICIGCTLCIQACPVDAILGAAKQMHTVIAKECTGCELCIAPCPVDCITMEPIKETVSTWKWKYPIVELKAVS; from the coding sequence ATGATTGCTGCGTTATTAGTGATGGCGGGTCTCGCCATCGCACTAGGGGCGGCGTTAGGCTTCGCCGCGATCAAATATAAGGTAGAAGAAGACCCTATAGTTGAAAAAATAGATGCCATACTCCCGCAAACCCAATGTGGTCAATGCGGATTTCCTGGCTGCAAACCCTATGCTGAAGCCATTGCCAGCGGGCAAGCTGACATCAACCAATGCCCCCCTGGTGGAGATGAAGGTGCGCGTAAGTTAGCCGAATTAATGGGTGTGGAATTCAAGCCGCTCAATGCGGAATTTGGCGAACCCAAACCAAAATCAGTTGCAGTTATTGATGAAGCCATATGTATTGGCTGCACCCTATGCATACAAGCCTGTCCAGTCGATGCTATTTTAGGTGCAGCCAAACAAATGCACACTGTCATAGCCAAGGAGTGTACAGGTTGTGAATTGTGCATTGCACCGTGCCCAGTGGACTGCATAACCATGGAACCGATCAAAGAAACCGTCAGCACATGGAAATGGAAATATCCCATAGTCGAACTGAAAGCCGTGTCATGA
- the rsxA gene encoding electron transport complex subunit RsxA, giving the protein MDYQSYILILVGTVFVNNIVMAKILGLCPFMGVSKSLETAIGMGAATTFVLTLASGSSYLINHYLLGTELGYLRTLSFIVVIAGIVGFTEMYIRKSSPVLFRVLGIYLPLITTNCAVLGIPLLNVQANHNFIESLFFGFGGAVGFSMVLILFAGMRERIDGADVPTIFRGTSIAMITAGIMSIAFMGFAGMVK; this is encoded by the coding sequence ATGGACTATCAAAGCTACATACTCATCTTAGTTGGCACCGTTTTCGTCAACAATATTGTGATGGCAAAAATACTAGGTTTATGCCCTTTTATGGGCGTTTCTAAAAGCCTGGAAACTGCTATTGGCATGGGCGCAGCCACGACCTTTGTTTTAACACTGGCATCCGGTTCCAGTTATTTAATAAATCATTATTTACTCGGTACAGAACTAGGCTATTTGCGTACGCTATCATTTATCGTCGTGATTGCAGGTATTGTTGGCTTTACAGAAATGTATATACGCAAATCCAGCCCTGTTTTATTCCGTGTACTCGGCATTTACTTACCACTGATTACCACTAATTGTGCGGTATTAGGCATCCCTTTACTCAACGTGCAGGCGAACCATAATTTTATTGAATCCTTATTTTTTGGTTTTGGTGGTGCCGTTGGATTTTCTATGGTTCTTATCTTGTTCGCGGGCATGCGTGAACGGATAGATGGCGCTGATGTGCCAACTATTTTTCGCGGAACCAGTATCGCCATGATTACGGCAGGCATTATGAGCATCGCCTTCATGGGTTTCGCTGGCATGGTGAAATAA
- a CDS encoding transglycosylase domain-containing protein, translating into MYRYACFCLIYLLSATSYAANLPSFTKIRAQYTSSVVNLLDRNGIVLNQQIIYPQEQRLPWVSLNELSPTLLKALLVSEDQRFYQHEGVDWRAIAGAAWENLIHNTHRGASTLTMQLAGLLDPSLSRATGGRTYSQKWRQIKAAQQLERHWSKAQILEAYLNLVDFRANIIGIHAASNALFDTSTAHITITQASILAALLRGPNAQANIVAERACGVALQLTHKHASCLNIQKTSLAKLSTSPKLNLHPQLAPEVAQQLLTNSHENMQSSLDYDLQVQLTQQLARTPPTAAIILNNKTAEILAYVNTDSSINQVITPHDNGVTLFPYIYATALGQKQLTAASLFDNTPLAFNTELSSASYNQVLRNWVSVRTALANALILPTQQILSQLDHTKWNQQLQLLKLNPNTNTLLNLANAYQMLANHGLYYPASFYPGGINSPIHAYADTTTSIINDILTVNHDGTTFFTLLSDNNWAIGADSHYTIALWSDKSDNIRNLWQQIDDKLTLNTPSYAPKLPNKLIKQSIQFEADIEPPRTELFLPNTASSFITLPTSITTSFTP; encoded by the coding sequence ATGTATCGATACGCTTGCTTCTGCCTGATTTATCTACTGAGCGCCACCAGTTATGCGGCGAATTTACCTAGCTTTACTAAAATTCGAGCGCAATATACCAGCAGCGTAGTCAATTTACTGGATAGAAATGGGATAGTATTAAATCAACAAATTATCTATCCACAAGAACAGCGATTGCCATGGGTAAGTCTTAATGAATTATCACCCACGCTACTCAAAGCACTATTAGTCTCTGAAGATCAACGATTCTATCAACACGAAGGCGTAGACTGGCGCGCGATAGCAGGCGCTGCTTGGGAAAACTTAATCCACAATACTCACCGTGGAGCATCAACACTGACTATGCAACTAGCTGGACTACTCGACCCGAGTCTTAGCCGCGCTACCGGTGGTAGAACTTATAGTCAAAAATGGCGACAAATTAAAGCTGCTCAACAATTAGAAAGGCACTGGAGCAAAGCTCAGATACTCGAAGCTTATCTCAATTTAGTCGATTTTCGCGCCAATATCATCGGCATACATGCTGCCAGCAATGCATTATTTGACACTTCAACTGCACACATCACCATAACTCAGGCCAGCATCTTGGCAGCACTCTTACGTGGACCTAACGCACAAGCTAACATAGTTGCTGAACGCGCCTGCGGTGTGGCACTTCAATTAACTCACAAACACGCAAGTTGTCTAAATATACAAAAAACCAGCCTCGCCAAACTCAGCACATCCCCCAAACTCAATCTACACCCACAACTAGCGCCAGAGGTAGCTCAACAATTACTCACCAACAGCCACGAAAACATGCAGTCTAGTTTAGATTACGATTTACAAGTTCAACTCACCCAGCAACTTGCACGTACACCACCCACAGCAGCGATAATATTGAATAACAAAACTGCTGAAATACTGGCTTACGTTAATACCGATAGCAGCATAAACCAGGTCATTACGCCACATGATAATGGTGTCACCCTTTTTCCCTACATTTACGCAACAGCACTCGGCCAAAAACAGCTGACAGCCGCAAGTTTATTCGATAACACACCATTAGCATTTAATACGGAGTTATCGAGTGCCTCATACAACCAAGTACTCCGTAACTGGGTCAGCGTACGCACTGCACTCGCAAATGCTTTAATTTTGCCTACACAGCAAATACTAAGCCAATTGGATCACACGAAATGGAACCAACAACTCCAGCTGCTCAAGCTTAACCCAAATACCAATACACTGCTTAACCTTGCTAATGCCTATCAAATGTTGGCAAACCATGGTTTGTATTATCCTGCCAGCTTTTATCCTGGAGGGATCAATTCCCCCATCCACGCTTATGCAGATACCACTACCAGCATTATTAATGACATACTGACTGTCAATCATGATGGAACGACATTTTTCACCTTGCTGAGTGACAATAACTGGGCAATAGGAGCAGACTCACACTACACCATTGCACTTTGGTCAGATAAATCTGACAATATTCGTAATTTATGGCAACAAATAGACGACAAGCTAACACTTAACACACCAAGTTATGCACCCAAGCTACCCAATAAGCTGATAAAACAATCCATACAATTTGAAGCTGATATCGAGCCGCCTCGTACGGAGTTATTTCTACCTAATACTGCCAGCAGTTTTATCACCCTACCCACCTCAATTACTACCTCTTTCACACCATAA
- a CDS encoding quinone-dependent dihydroorotate dehydrogenase: MYSLLRPLFFQLDAETAHHAGLNALSIAHKLHLTSLLTSAKQGKPAQVMGLSFPNQVGLAAGLDKNGAYIDALAALGFGSIEIGTVTPRPQPGNPQPRLFRLPEAKAIINRMGFNNNGVERLINNVQKAQFKGILGINIGKNFDTPIERAAEDYLTCLNAVYPYASYVTVNISSPNTKNLRDLQSADALSNLLSQLKAQQLRLSDTHGRYVPIALKIAPDLDDAQINDIARLLKQHQFDGVIATNTTLSRRDVGNLPHGNEAGGLSGEPVRISSTRIIQKLSSQLAGEIPIIGVGGISAGQHALDKINAGANLVQLYTGLIYRGPQLISECIDTLASA; encoded by the coding sequence ATGTACTCTCTACTTCGTCCATTATTCTTTCAGCTAGATGCAGAAACCGCACACCATGCGGGTTTAAATGCGTTATCCATCGCACACAAGTTACATCTAACTTCACTACTTACCTCCGCCAAACAAGGAAAACCTGCTCAAGTCATGGGTCTTAGCTTCCCCAACCAGGTGGGTTTAGCTGCAGGTCTTGATAAAAATGGTGCATACATTGATGCACTCGCCGCACTCGGATTTGGCTCTATTGAGATAGGCACAGTCACCCCACGCCCTCAACCCGGTAATCCACAGCCACGTTTATTCAGACTTCCAGAAGCCAAAGCAATTATCAATCGCATGGGATTTAACAATAATGGGGTTGAACGACTCATTAATAATGTACAAAAGGCCCAATTCAAAGGCATACTGGGAATTAACATAGGTAAAAACTTTGATACGCCCATAGAGCGTGCAGCAGAAGACTATTTAACCTGCCTAAACGCAGTTTATCCTTATGCCAGCTATGTTACGGTGAACATTTCCTCCCCCAACACCAAAAACTTGCGTGACTTGCAATCAGCAGATGCATTATCAAATTTATTGAGTCAGCTCAAAGCACAACAGCTGCGTTTAAGTGATACGCATGGACGCTATGTGCCTATTGCACTGAAAATCGCACCCGATTTAGACGACGCCCAAATTAATGATATTGCACGACTATTAAAGCAACACCAATTCGATGGCGTGATAGCAACCAATACCACATTATCCCGCCGTGACGTAGGTAACCTGCCGCATGGCAATGAAGCTGGCGGATTATCAGGTGAGCCCGTGCGCATATCATCTACTCGCATCATCCAGAAACTAAGTTCACAACTCGCTGGTGAAATCCCCATCATTGGCGTTGGTGGTATTAGTGCAGGACAACACGCACTTGACAAAATCAACGCAGGTGCAAACTTAGTACAACTTTACACAGGCCTCATTTACCGCGGCCCACAGCTCATATCAGAATGTATCGATACGCTTGCTTCTGCCTGA
- a CDS encoding FAD-dependent oxidoreductase, with amino-acid sequence MSAHYVITMPQLSDTMTEGVVVTWEKNIGDKVERGDIVATVETDKAIMDVEVFKAGYLAGPLADVGATIIVAGAMGYITDTLGDMNIAVNETVTEIAPTEMVPHNAGIAIVMPQLSDTMTEGVVVTWEKQVGDTIKRGDIVATVETDKAIMDVEVFQEGFLSGPVAGVGSTIVVGHPMAFIVADAALVSDTEVTLSAAHKVVEAHHQKDKSVITAATPVNASAPSLNPSAIPAARVAGQYASPYARKVAGSMGVDLSKVRGSGPQGVIVANDVLSARPSMKDVAHSLPQVEVPGNGRNMTAMEKAVSHSMTASLTLPTFDVTFNIKPEKLIAAAKARKVSVTVAIAKACSIAMLKHPTLNNCYQPVDKIVERSNHDFGIAVAADGGGLVVPILRGIEQKSLEDLQAAWTDLMPRARTRKLAPAEYANPTFTISNMGMFGVTHFTAIPTPGIAAIMAIAATGTDGMPVNITADHRVVNGAHVAAYLADLKQIIEQPESWMDVAPTSPIPAGEWDFPVIVIGGGPGGEDCARDLIEHGVKVAMINNAPLPGGECLWRGCIPSKAWRHSADIIRDRAHDADKGVNGTNQSKLDWATLETHRKTILQTRGELALKTDKGVKIDVREGYASFVDNHTLHIQPPQGEAYTMKFGAAVIATGAPPFVPPIPGAMDGLTSGGVITSDTIWNLPSPPKKMAIIGGGVIGVEMAQIFRDFGTEILMLEAKDRILAEVEEEIAKQLTEILKQEFTVVTSAKISQIAGKVGAMQVSYADSEGSAQVFDCDYVLMATGKRPDTSRLNLASAGVQLDGAAIKADKRGRTSVPHIYAVGDVVGGYMLAHTAATQGRVAASNLLGEDHEYNQDLDCGVTFSRPQAGFVGLSTAQAKERGVDAVEAKMPMSIDAKAMITGETHGMIKLVADKATQKIIGVHFLTEHTDTLIGEAVMMVSAGMTLKQVAQAIHPHPTQTELFGELARRLLSRLRRTAKK; translated from the coding sequence ATGTCTGCACATTACGTCATCACCATGCCACAACTTTCCGACACTATGACCGAAGGCGTCGTGGTTACTTGGGAAAAAAATATCGGTGATAAAGTCGAACGTGGCGATATTGTCGCTACCGTTGAAACCGATAAAGCCATTATGGATGTGGAAGTATTCAAAGCGGGTTATCTCGCTGGCCCACTTGCCGATGTAGGTGCAACCATTATTGTTGCAGGTGCAATGGGCTATATCACCGACACGCTCGGCGATATGAATATTGCTGTAAATGAAACCGTCACTGAAATCGCACCGACCGAAATGGTTCCGCACAATGCCGGCATTGCCATCGTTATGCCACAACTGTCTGACACCATGACTGAAGGCGTCGTCGTCACTTGGGAAAAACAGGTCGGTGACACTATCAAGCGTGGCGATATTGTGGCAACGGTTGAAACCGATAAAGCCATTATGGATGTCGAAGTATTTCAGGAAGGCTTTCTTTCAGGCCCAGTAGCAGGCGTAGGCAGCACGATAGTCGTAGGGCATCCTATGGCATTTATCGTTGCAGATGCCGCGTTAGTCAGCGACACCGAAGTCACTCTGTCTGCAGCACACAAAGTCGTTGAAGCACATCACCAAAAAGACAAATCTGTTATTACTGCTGCTACACCAGTTAATGCTTCAGCACCTAGTTTGAACCCAAGCGCAATCCCGGCTGCGCGTGTTGCTGGACAATATGCCAGCCCTTATGCACGCAAAGTTGCCGGTTCTATGGGCGTAGATTTAAGTAAAGTCCGTGGCTCGGGTCCACAAGGCGTCATCGTCGCTAACGACGTACTCTCAGCACGCCCAAGCATGAAAGATGTAGCACACTCATTGCCGCAGGTTGAAGTGCCGGGCAATGGTCGCAACATGACCGCGATGGAAAAAGCGGTATCGCATTCCATGACCGCATCACTTACGTTGCCTACATTTGACGTAACTTTCAATATCAAACCGGAAAAGCTGATTGCCGCTGCTAAAGCACGCAAAGTATCAGTAACAGTTGCTATTGCCAAAGCCTGCTCTATTGCCATGCTTAAGCATCCTACACTCAACAACTGCTATCAGCCTGTCGATAAAATAGTTGAACGCAGTAATCATGATTTTGGTATTGCTGTAGCTGCTGATGGCGGTGGTCTGGTCGTGCCGATATTACGTGGCATAGAACAAAAATCATTGGAAGACTTGCAAGCCGCCTGGACTGATTTAATGCCGCGCGCGCGCACACGTAAATTAGCGCCAGCAGAATATGCCAACCCAACTTTCACCATATCAAATATGGGCATGTTTGGTGTTACCCATTTCACCGCAATTCCAACGCCTGGCATCGCCGCGATTATGGCTATTGCAGCAACAGGTACTGATGGTATGCCAGTGAATATCACTGCAGACCACCGCGTTGTCAATGGTGCACACGTGGCGGCGTATTTAGCTGACCTCAAACAAATCATCGAACAGCCAGAAAGCTGGATGGATGTTGCACCAACTTCGCCGATTCCTGCCGGCGAATGGGACTTCCCTGTCATTGTTATTGGTGGTGGCCCTGGCGGTGAAGATTGCGCGCGTGACTTGATAGAACACGGGGTTAAAGTCGCCATGATCAACAATGCACCACTACCAGGTGGTGAGTGTCTGTGGCGTGGTTGCATCCCTTCCAAAGCCTGGCGCCATAGTGCCGATATTATTCGCGATCGTGCCCATGATGCTGATAAAGGTGTAAATGGCACCAACCAATCCAAGCTTGATTGGGCAACACTAGAAACTCATCGCAAAACCATATTACAAACCCGCGGTGAATTAGCGCTAAAAACCGATAAGGGTGTAAAAATCGATGTGCGCGAAGGCTATGCGTCATTCGTAGATAACCACACCCTGCACATCCAGCCACCACAAGGTGAAGCTTACACAATGAAATTTGGCGCAGCAGTTATCGCCACAGGCGCGCCACCTTTCGTACCGCCTATACCAGGGGCAATGGATGGTTTGACTTCAGGCGGCGTAATTACTTCTGACACTATCTGGAACTTGCCATCTCCACCGAAGAAAATGGCCATTATTGGTGGCGGTGTTATCGGCGTAGAAATGGCACAAATCTTCCGCGATTTTGGCACCGAAATTCTGATGTTGGAAGCCAAGGATCGTATATTGGCTGAAGTCGAAGAAGAAATCGCCAAGCAATTGACTGAGATACTCAAGCAAGAATTCACTGTTGTAACCAGCGCTAAAATCAGCCAAATCGCAGGTAAAGTTGGCGCTATGCAAGTCAGTTATGCAGACAGCGAAGGTAGTGCACAGGTATTTGATTGCGATTACGTGTTGATGGCAACAGGTAAACGCCCAGATACCAGCCGACTCAATCTCGCCAGCGCAGGTGTGCAATTAGATGGCGCCGCAATCAAAGCGGACAAACGTGGCCGGACTAGTGTGCCGCATATCTACGCGGTGGGTGATGTGGTAGGTGGCTACATGCTGGCTCACACCGCCGCAACGCAAGGACGCGTCGCAGCAAGCAACTTACTCGGTGAAGATCACGAATACAATCAGGATCTCGATTGCGGCGTGACTTTCAGTCGTCCACAAGCAGGTTTTGTTGGTCTGTCTACTGCTCAAGCTAAAGAACGTGGTGTTGATGCGGTCGAAGCAAAAATGCCTATGAGCATAGATGCAAAAGCAATGATTACTGGTGAAACACACGGCATGATTAAATTGGTGGCTGATAAAGCCACCCAAAAAATAATCGGCGTGCATTTCCTCACTGAGCATACCGATACCCTGATTGGTGAAGCCGTAATGATGGTGTCAGCAGGCATGACCTTAAAACAAGTCGCGCAAGCAATTCATCCTCACCCTACGCAAACCGAATTATTTGGTGAGTTAGCGCGACGGTTATTATCTCGTTTGCGTCGCACAGCAAAAAAATAA
- a CDS encoding alpha-ketoacid dehydrogenase subunit beta: MAEMMYWEGLRRAHDEEMTRDPLVICMGEDIGVAGGTYKATKDLYEKFGEKRVMDTPISEGGYTGLGIGASFIGIRPIIEIMSVNFAWLAMDQMFNSAAKVRYMSGGQLTAPCVFRSAGGAAHQLGAQHSARMEKVFMGVAGLRVVTPSNPKQAYGMLKSAVRSDDPVFIYEHELMYNMKGEIPDEEYFHPLEGSEVTRSGADVTLFGYNISVHWCLKAAEILEKQHGISAEVVDLYALAPLDRAGIKKSISKTHRAVIAEEDEAPVGVGSEIIAIINEECFFELDAAPVRVHSALVPQPYNHTLEKAAIPDHQDVVNAVLKMFGKA; encoded by the coding sequence ATGGCTGAAATGATGTATTGGGAAGGCTTGCGCCGCGCACATGATGAAGAAATGACGCGCGACCCACTCGTTATCTGTATGGGTGAAGACATCGGTGTTGCAGGCGGCACTTACAAAGCGACCAAAGATTTGTACGAAAAATTTGGCGAAAAACGCGTAATGGACACACCAATCTCCGAAGGTGGCTACACTGGTCTGGGTATTGGCGCTTCGTTCATTGGCATCCGTCCGATTATCGAAATCATGTCAGTCAACTTTGCCTGGCTGGCGATGGATCAAATGTTCAACTCTGCTGCTAAAGTGCGTTATATGTCGGGTGGTCAGTTGACCGCACCGTGCGTATTCCGCTCGGCAGGTGGCGCAGCTCATCAACTTGGTGCGCAGCACTCAGCCCGTATGGAAAAAGTATTTATGGGTGTAGCAGGTTTGCGCGTGGTTACACCATCCAACCCTAAACAAGCCTACGGTATGCTCAAATCTGCGGTACGCAGTGATGACCCTGTCTTCATTTACGAACACGAACTCATGTACAACATGAAAGGTGAAATACCTGATGAAGAGTATTTCCATCCTTTAGAAGGATCGGAAGTAACGCGTTCAGGTGCAGATGTAACATTATTTGGTTACAACATTTCCGTGCACTGGTGCTTGAAAGCGGCTGAGATTCTGGAAAAACAACACGGGATTTCTGCTGAAGTTGTAGATTTATACGCCCTTGCACCACTGGATCGCGCTGGTATTAAAAAATCCATCAGCAAAACCCACCGTGCCGTGATTGCTGAAGAAGATGAAGCACCTGTAGGCGTAGGCTCAGAAATCATCGCAATTATCAACGAAGAATGCTTCTTTGAACTCGATGCAGCACCTGTACGCGTGCACTCGGCTTTAGTACCACAACCTTACAACCACACACTGGAAAAAGCGGCCATTCCTGATCACCAAGACGTAGTCAACGCGGTGCTCAAGATGTTTGGCAAGGCTTAA